Proteins from one Microbacterium proteolyticum genomic window:
- a CDS encoding class F sortase, producing MSIARRALAGAALAAAVVVTVAACSAPAEPDTSPEDATAASATAFLDAYVDDGRVVRTDQGGDTVSEGQAYGMLLAVAAGDASRFDSIWNWTTANLQRDDLLLSWQWKDGGVVDEQPASDADLDAARALVLAGDAFDRDDLREQGVALGAAVLDEMTAETSLGRILLPGPWATASPHAYNPSYASPAAYAVLERASGDPRWTELAAGSREATAALLDANALPTDWATVAADGSVAIAGSAGGGGEPGYGYDAARTAIRFAESCDAADRALAARIASALPTDETLPAELDSGAGSRTTDQHPVAYAARAAAAAADGRSDDARADLGRMADTAASTPTYYGSAWNALTTAMLSGDVLGGCPTLADDAAGAAAKSTTAPGVGAAAGFQDPVAPASANTAPPVHISIPAIGVDTDLIGLDRGADGWIQAPADYDAVGWYEKGVLPGEVGPAVIAGHVDSPTGPAVFIDLPRLTPGDTVAIERADGSTADFVVTGLQTVEKDSFPTESIYAPTPTPQLRLVTCAGAWDPASGHYVDNLVVTAVAA from the coding sequence GTGAGCATCGCGCGCCGCGCCCTGGCCGGTGCTGCGCTCGCGGCCGCCGTCGTCGTGACGGTGGCCGCGTGCAGCGCCCCTGCCGAACCCGATACGTCACCGGAGGATGCGACCGCCGCCTCCGCGACGGCGTTCCTGGACGCCTACGTCGACGACGGGCGCGTCGTCCGCACCGACCAGGGCGGTGACACCGTGAGCGAGGGGCAGGCCTACGGCATGCTCCTTGCCGTGGCCGCGGGCGACGCCTCGCGGTTCGACAGCATCTGGAACTGGACCACCGCGAATCTCCAGCGCGACGACCTCCTCCTCTCGTGGCAGTGGAAGGACGGCGGCGTCGTCGACGAGCAGCCCGCCTCGGATGCCGATCTGGATGCCGCGCGGGCATTGGTCCTCGCCGGAGACGCGTTCGACCGCGACGACCTGCGCGAGCAGGGCGTCGCACTGGGTGCGGCGGTTCTCGACGAGATGACGGCCGAGACCTCGCTCGGGCGCATCCTGCTCCCGGGCCCGTGGGCCACGGCATCCCCCCACGCCTACAACCCGTCGTACGCGTCGCCGGCCGCCTACGCCGTGCTCGAGCGGGCCTCGGGGGATCCCCGGTGGACGGAGCTCGCTGCGGGCAGCCGCGAGGCGACCGCCGCGCTGCTGGATGCCAACGCCCTGCCCACGGACTGGGCCACCGTGGCCGCGGACGGGTCCGTGGCGATCGCCGGCTCAGCCGGGGGCGGGGGCGAACCGGGATACGGCTACGACGCGGCACGCACGGCGATCCGATTCGCCGAGTCGTGCGACGCGGCCGACCGCGCACTGGCCGCGCGCATCGCGTCCGCCCTGCCCACGGATGAGACCCTGCCCGCCGAGCTCGACTCCGGCGCGGGGTCGCGCACCACCGACCAGCACCCGGTCGCCTATGCCGCTCGGGCCGCCGCGGCTGCGGCGGACGGCCGGTCCGATGACGCCCGCGCCGACCTGGGACGTATGGCCGACACCGCCGCGTCCACGCCCACCTACTACGGGTCCGCGTGGAACGCCCTGACCACGGCCATGCTCTCGGGCGACGTGCTGGGCGGCTGCCCGACACTCGCCGACGACGCCGCCGGGGCGGCTGCGAAGAGCACGACCGCCCCGGGAGTCGGCGCCGCGGCGGGGTTCCAGGACCCCGTCGCTCCGGCGTCGGCCAACACGGCGCCCCCGGTGCACATCTCCATCCCCGCCATCGGAGTGGACACCGACCTCATCGGCCTCGACCGGGGAGCGGACGGGTGGATCCAGGCGCCCGCGGACTACGACGCCGTCGGCTGGTACGAGAAGGGCGTGCTGCCGGGCGAGGTGGGCCCGGCGGTGATCGCCGGCCACGTCGACTCCCCCACCGGCCCGGCGGTGTTCATCGACCTCCCCCGTCTCACCCCGGGAGACACCGTGGCGATCGAGCGCGCGGACGGCTCGACGGCGGACTTCGTCGTCACCGGCCTGCAGACCGTGGAGAAGGACAGCTTCCCGACCGAGTCGATCTACGCCCCCACTCCGACGCCGCAGTTGCGGCTCGTCACGTGCGCCGGGGCATGGGACCCGGCCAGCGGCCACTACGTCGACAACCTCGTGGTCACCGCGGTCGCGGCCTGA
- the rlmN gene encoding 23S rRNA (adenine(2503)-C(2))-methyltransferase RlmN gives MTDQTPVRETKPRQVRPAGAPADTGIRETKPRQVRPKTEGWQQAKDETGRPLLQFASPKRGKPPVHLADLTAEERVAKVKELGLPGFRAKQLEKHYFTHYTSDAAAMTDLPASGREELVAGLLPPLLTEVRRLETDRGDTIKFLWKLHDGALVESVLMRYPGRITLCVSSQAGCGMNCPFCATGQAGLTRNMSAAEIIEQVVRANALIAAGGLGGKKRDDHSLDRVSNIVFMGMGEPLANYARLMQAVRVMVDKEHGLGMSARGITVSTVGLVPAITKLSNEDIPVTFALSLHAPDDGLRDELIPVNSRWKVDEALDAARAYFDKTGRRVSIEYALIKDMNDHAWRADLLAEKLNARGRGWVHVNPIPLNPTPGSIWTASEVPVQNEFVRRLNDAGIPTTLRDTRGKEIDGACGQLVATEEDEAAAAETPVG, from the coding sequence ATGACCGATCAGACCCCCGTGCGCGAGACCAAGCCCCGGCAGGTGCGTCCCGCGGGGGCCCCGGCCGACACCGGCATCCGCGAGACCAAGCCCCGCCAGGTGCGCCCCAAGACCGAGGGCTGGCAGCAGGCCAAGGACGAGACCGGGCGTCCGCTGCTGCAGTTCGCCAGCCCCAAGCGCGGCAAGCCGCCCGTGCACCTCGCCGACCTCACCGCCGAGGAGCGCGTCGCGAAGGTGAAGGAGCTGGGACTCCCCGGCTTCCGCGCGAAGCAGCTCGAGAAGCACTACTTCACCCACTACACGTCGGACGCGGCCGCGATGACCGACCTGCCGGCATCCGGTCGCGAAGAGCTCGTCGCGGGACTCCTCCCGCCGCTGCTGACCGAGGTGCGCCGGCTCGAGACCGACCGCGGCGACACCATCAAGTTCCTGTGGAAGCTGCACGACGGCGCGCTCGTCGAGTCGGTCCTCATGCGCTACCCCGGGCGCATCACCCTGTGCGTGTCGAGCCAGGCCGGCTGCGGCATGAACTGCCCGTTCTGCGCGACCGGGCAGGCCGGCCTCACCCGCAACATGTCGGCCGCCGAGATCATCGAGCAGGTCGTGCGGGCCAATGCCCTCATCGCCGCCGGTGGCCTCGGAGGCAAGAAGCGCGACGATCACTCGCTCGACCGCGTGTCGAACATCGTGTTCATGGGCATGGGCGAGCCGCTCGCCAACTACGCGCGGCTCATGCAGGCCGTGCGCGTCATGGTCGACAAGGAGCACGGTCTCGGGATGAGCGCCCGCGGGATCACGGTGTCCACCGTCGGTCTCGTCCCGGCGATCACGAAGCTGTCGAACGAGGACATCCCCGTGACGTTCGCGCTGTCGCTGCACGCGCCCGACGACGGCCTGCGCGACGAGCTGATCCCGGTGAACTCCCGCTGGAAGGTCGACGAGGCCCTGGATGCCGCCCGCGCCTACTTCGACAAGACCGGACGCCGCGTCTCCATCGAGTACGCGCTCATCAAGGACATGAACGACCACGCGTGGCGCGCCGACCTGCTGGCCGAGAAGCTCAACGCCCGCGGTCGCGGCTGGGTGCACGTGAACCCCATCCCGCTGAACCCGACGCCCGGCTCGATCTGGACGGCGTCGGAAGTGCCCGTGCAGAACGAGTTCGTGCGTCGCCTCAACGACGCCGGCATCCCGACGACGCTCCGCGACACCCGCGGCAAGGAGATCGACGGGGCGTGCGGTCAGCTCGTCGCGACCGAGGAAGACGAAGCGGCCGCGGCGGAGACGCCGGTCGGCTGA
- a CDS encoding PRD domain-containing protein codes for MPGAGDVPLPPGGVHKLLNNNVVVSIDADGRERVLMGRGIGFQLKHDGRIDLAKVEKTFVLDQATDTAHARKLLTDAPYTLVQAVLHAVDEAERELGRDLGRRFPLAVIDHVHYVVERLDQGIRIPGTSMPELRILHPDESRVAEHMAASIAASLGRELPPEEGVFLTMHLLNATRDEPNGTAALLFRRVQHVVRTVETGLGTTLDTDSADYARFILHVRFLLQRLVDRTMLASGDSSFFEFAKQRYPRSFGIAEAVKAYVLAATSSTLTDEEVLYLIVHVERIATSMGRGDAGGDPSAPVL; via the coding sequence ATGCCCGGTGCCGGTGACGTCCCTCTCCCGCCCGGCGGCGTTCACAAGCTCCTGAACAACAACGTCGTCGTGTCTATCGACGCCGACGGCCGCGAGCGGGTGCTGATGGGGCGGGGCATCGGGTTCCAGCTCAAGCACGACGGCCGGATCGACCTCGCGAAGGTCGAGAAGACGTTCGTCCTCGACCAGGCCACCGACACCGCCCACGCCCGCAAGCTCCTCACCGACGCGCCGTACACGCTCGTGCAGGCCGTGCTGCACGCGGTCGACGAAGCCGAGCGCGAACTCGGGCGCGACCTCGGCCGCCGGTTCCCCCTCGCGGTCATCGACCACGTCCACTACGTCGTCGAGCGCCTCGACCAGGGCATCCGGATCCCCGGCACCTCGATGCCCGAGCTGCGCATCCTCCACCCCGACGAGTCGCGCGTGGCGGAGCACATGGCCGCCTCGATCGCGGCATCCCTGGGTCGCGAACTCCCGCCCGAGGAGGGCGTGTTCCTCACGATGCACCTGCTCAACGCGACGCGCGACGAACCGAACGGCACGGCGGCGCTGCTCTTCCGTCGAGTGCAGCACGTCGTCCGCACGGTGGAGACGGGCCTCGGCACGACGCTCGACACCGACAGCGCCGACTACGCGCGGTTCATCCTGCACGTGCGTTTCCTGCTCCAGCGGCTCGTCGATCGCACGATGCTCGCCAGCGGCGACTCGTCGTTCTTCGAGTTCGCCAAGCAGCGCTATCCGCGTTCGTTCGGCATCGCCGAGGCGGTGAAGGCGTACGTCCTCGCGGCGACGAGCTCGACGCTCACCGACGAGGAAGTGCTGTACCTGATCGTGCACGTCGAGCGGATCGCGACGAGCATGGGCCGCGGCGACGCCGGTGGCGACCCCTCTGCACCGGTGCTATAG
- a CDS encoding beta-glucoside-specific PTS transporter subunit IIABC: MTDHAKTAAGVLAGVGGESNVQSLVHCATRLRFVLKDEGKADATAIRAVPGVITTAQAGGQYQVVIGNDVPDVYAAIHAQTKLGAGTTPTEEGPKGNLFNRFIKMISAIFTPILWALAGTGLLKAFVAAAVTFGWLDATSTTYVILNALSDALINFLPMALAITAARYFKASEFTSFAIAGALVYPSIVALNGQPDITFFGIPVTMVSYVSSVIPIIVIVWLQSHAERFLLKVLPGAVKRFLTPMIVVALAVPLVFLAIGPISSLIGGGLAAAIGWVFETVPWLGGAIMGGLWQVFVIFGLHWGLVPLFQLELQTTGQMLLIGPVFAAVLAQAAAVAGVLVRSRNKNLRSLAAPATLSGFLAGITEPAIYGINLPLKRPFAFGIVGGALGGALIAMGGVFSKAFVVPSGLALPALLGNGNMVMLGIGLAVAIIVPFLLTVIVGFTDPVDAAAPAAPAAATDTVVLSPVDGTVVPLSEVPDAAFADASLGKGVAIRPTSGAVYAPFDGTVVAAFPTGHALGLRGVDGVELLIHVGLDTVKLGGEHFSLKVSSGQQVTAGDLLLEFDGAAIERAGYDLVTPVIVTNGDLYPDVAEVASGPLSHGETLFRAVSVDSLSTTR, translated from the coding sequence ATGACGGATCACGCGAAGACGGCGGCGGGGGTTCTCGCCGGTGTCGGTGGAGAGAGCAACGTCCAGTCCCTCGTGCATTGCGCGACGAGGCTCCGGTTCGTCCTGAAGGACGAAGGCAAAGCGGATGCCACGGCGATCCGGGCCGTACCCGGCGTCATCACCACGGCCCAGGCGGGCGGCCAGTACCAGGTCGTCATCGGCAACGACGTCCCGGACGTCTACGCGGCGATCCACGCCCAGACGAAGCTCGGCGCGGGCACGACTCCGACCGAGGAGGGGCCGAAGGGCAACCTCTTCAACCGCTTCATCAAGATGATCTCGGCGATCTTCACGCCGATCCTGTGGGCCCTCGCGGGCACGGGCCTGCTCAAGGCGTTCGTCGCCGCGGCCGTCACCTTCGGCTGGCTGGATGCCACGAGCACCACGTACGTGATCCTCAACGCGCTCTCCGACGCGCTGATCAACTTCCTCCCGATGGCCCTCGCCATCACCGCGGCGCGGTACTTCAAGGCATCCGAGTTCACGTCGTTCGCGATCGCCGGCGCCCTCGTCTACCCCTCGATCGTGGCGCTCAACGGCCAGCCCGACATCACCTTCTTCGGCATCCCGGTGACGATGGTCAGCTACGTCTCGAGCGTCATCCCGATCATCGTGATCGTGTGGCTGCAGAGCCACGCGGAGCGGTTCCTGCTGAAGGTGCTGCCCGGCGCCGTGAAGCGGTTCCTCACGCCGATGATCGTGGTCGCCCTCGCCGTTCCGCTGGTCTTCCTCGCGATCGGTCCGATCTCGAGCCTCATCGGCGGAGGCCTCGCGGCCGCGATCGGCTGGGTCTTCGAGACCGTGCCGTGGCTGGGTGGCGCGATCATGGGCGGCCTGTGGCAGGTCTTCGTGATCTTCGGTCTGCACTGGGGTCTCGTTCCGCTGTTCCAGCTCGAGCTGCAGACCACGGGACAGATGCTCCTCATCGGACCCGTGTTCGCCGCGGTCCTCGCCCAGGCCGCCGCCGTCGCCGGCGTGCTCGTGCGCTCGCGCAACAAGAACCTCCGTTCGCTCGCGGCCCCCGCGACCCTGTCCGGCTTCCTCGCCGGCATCACCGAGCCCGCGATCTACGGCATCAACCTGCCGCTCAAGCGCCCCTTCGCCTTCGGCATCGTCGGCGGTGCGCTCGGTGGCGCGCTCATCGCGATGGGCGGGGTCTTCTCGAAGGCGTTCGTCGTCCCCTCGGGCCTCGCGCTCCCCGCGCTGCTCGGCAACGGCAACATGGTCATGCTGGGCATCGGTCTCGCGGTCGCGATCATCGTGCCGTTCCTCCTCACCGTCATCGTCGGCTTCACGGACCCGGTCGACGCCGCCGCCCCGGCGGCTCCCGCCGCGGCGACCGACACGGTCGTGCTGAGCCCGGTCGACGGCACCGTCGTCCCCCTCTCGGAGGTTCCGGATGCCGCGTTCGCCGATGCCTCGCTCGGCAAGGGCGTCGCGATCCGTCCGACCTCGGGCGCGGTCTACGCCCCCTTCGACGGCACCGTCGTGGCCGCGTTCCCGACCGGGCACGCCCTCGGGCTCCGCGGGGTCGACGGTGTGGAGCTGCTCATCCACGTGGGCCTCGACACCGTGAAGCTCGGCGGCGAGCACTTCTCGCTGAAGGTCTCGTCGGGTCAGCAGGTCACGGCCGGCGATCTCCTCCTGGAGTTCGACGGCGCCGCGATCGAACGCGCCGGCTACGACCTCGTCACCCCCGTCATCGTGACGAACGGCGATCTCTACCCCGACGTCGCCGAGGTGGCATCCGGCCCGCTCTCCCACGGCGAGACGCTGTTCCGGGCCGTCTCGGTCGACTCCCTGTCCACCACCCGCTGA
- a CDS encoding glycoside hydrolase family 1 protein, translating to MSNTPFPDGFLWGGATAANQIEGAYDEDGKGLSVQDVMPRGISGPRTERPTPDNLKLVGIDHYHRYAEDIALFAEMGFGVYRFSIAWSRIFPNGDETEPNEAGLAFYDRVLDELERHGIEPLVTISHYETPLHLAEQYGGWTNRALIGFYERYARTLFERYGSRVKYWLTFNEINSLLHAPFMSGGIPIPEGGVPTGELYQAMHHELVASARATRIAREVAPAAQVGCMVLSMPIYPLTPSPADAVAVMDADHGNLVYGDVHTRGEYPGYFLRRLREQGISLDITDEDRADLKNTVDFVSFSYYMSIAETADPTKRAAGEGNIMGGVPNPTLPASEWGWQIDPVGLRLVLNQFWDRWQKPLFIVENGLGARDRLVEVDGEKTVVDDYRIAYLNDHLVQVGEALEDGVDVLGYTSWGCIDIVSASTAQLSKRYGFIYVDRNDDGSGTLDRYRKKSFHWYADVIRTNGASLTR from the coding sequence ATGAGCAACACCCCCTTCCCCGACGGCTTCCTCTGGGGCGGCGCGACCGCCGCCAACCAGATCGAGGGCGCCTACGACGAGGACGGCAAGGGCCTCTCGGTGCAGGACGTGATGCCCCGGGGTATCTCGGGCCCGCGCACCGAGCGGCCGACGCCGGACAACCTCAAGCTCGTCGGCATCGATCACTACCACCGCTACGCGGAGGACATCGCGCTCTTCGCCGAGATGGGCTTCGGCGTCTACCGCTTCTCGATCGCGTGGAGCCGCATCTTCCCGAACGGCGACGAGACCGAACCGAACGAGGCCGGCCTCGCGTTCTACGACCGCGTGCTCGACGAGCTCGAGAGGCACGGCATCGAGCCGCTCGTGACGATCTCGCACTACGAGACGCCGCTGCACCTGGCCGAGCAGTACGGCGGGTGGACGAACCGCGCGCTCATCGGGTTCTACGAGCGCTACGCGCGCACCCTGTTCGAGCGTTACGGCTCGCGCGTGAAGTACTGGCTCACGTTCAACGAGATCAACTCGCTCCTGCATGCCCCGTTCATGAGCGGCGGCATCCCGATCCCCGAGGGCGGCGTGCCCACGGGCGAGCTGTACCAGGCCATGCACCACGAGCTCGTGGCATCCGCCCGGGCCACACGCATCGCGCGCGAGGTCGCGCCCGCGGCGCAGGTCGGGTGCATGGTGCTCTCGATGCCGATCTACCCGCTGACGCCGTCGCCGGCCGATGCGGTGGCGGTGATGGATGCCGACCACGGCAACCTCGTCTACGGCGACGTGCACACCCGTGGCGAGTACCCCGGCTACTTCCTCCGCCGTCTGCGCGAGCAGGGCATCAGCCTCGACATCACCGACGAGGACCGCGCGGATCTGAAGAACACGGTCGACTTCGTGTCGTTCAGCTACTACATGTCGATCGCCGAGACCGCCGACCCGACGAAGCGCGCGGCCGGCGAGGGCAACATCATGGGCGGCGTGCCGAACCCCACGCTGCCGGCGAGCGAATGGGGTTGGCAGATCGACCCGGTCGGCCTGCGGCTCGTGCTGAACCAGTTCTGGGACCGCTGGCAGAAGCCGCTGTTCATCGTCGAGAACGGCCTGGGCGCGCGCGACCGGCTCGTCGAGGTGGACGGGGAGAAGACGGTCGTCGACGACTACCGCATCGCCTACCTCAACGACCACCTCGTGCAGGTCGGCGAGGCACTCGAGGACGGCGTCGACGTCCTCGGGTACACCTCGTGGGGCTGCATCGACATCGTCAGCGCCAGCACGGCGCAGCTGAGCAAGCGATACGGTTTCATCTACGTCGACCGCAACGACGACGGCTCCGGAACCCTCGATCGGTACCGGAAGAAGTCGTTCCACTGGTACGCCGACGTCATCCGGACCAACGGCGCGTCCCTGACCCGCTGA
- a CDS encoding Cof-type HAD-IIB family hydrolase produces MTRIAFLDVDGTILEHGSLIAPSTVTAIRQARANGHLVWLCTGRADGDIHPDVRAIGFDGAISNGGAYATRDGELVVQHPMHRDDVAAIEQYFQAHGIHYFLQTHEAVFASAGIESMMREYVRERLARRAAEIAALGHDVEPTTSIPRARPLADIDRDRVAKAVFVSPAADTVTHGAAELGERFHVIPGSIPLPGGSNGEIGLAGVTKGSAILEVLALLDLDPADAIGIGDSWNDVEMFEVVGTPVAMGNAVPELQRLAGRVTTSVLEDGVHNAFAELGLI; encoded by the coding sequence ATGACCCGCATCGCCTTCCTCGACGTCGACGGCACGATCCTCGAGCACGGCTCGCTGATCGCCCCCTCGACCGTCACCGCCATCCGACAGGCTCGCGCCAACGGTCACCTCGTGTGGCTGTGCACCGGGCGTGCCGACGGCGACATCCACCCCGACGTCCGGGCCATCGGCTTCGACGGCGCGATCAGCAACGGCGGCGCCTACGCCACGCGCGACGGCGAACTCGTCGTGCAGCACCCGATGCACCGCGACGACGTGGCGGCGATCGAGCAGTACTTCCAGGCGCACGGCATCCACTACTTCCTGCAGACGCACGAAGCGGTGTTCGCCTCTGCGGGCATCGAGTCGATGATGCGCGAGTACGTGCGCGAGCGGCTCGCCCGTCGGGCCGCCGAGATCGCGGCGCTGGGTCACGACGTCGAGCCGACGACGTCGATCCCGCGCGCCCGGCCGCTGGCCGACATCGACCGCGACCGCGTCGCCAAAGCGGTGTTCGTCAGCCCCGCGGCCGACACCGTGACCCACGGCGCCGCGGAACTGGGCGAGCGCTTCCACGTCATCCCGGGGTCGATCCCGCTGCCCGGCGGCTCGAACGGCGAGATCGGGCTCGCGGGCGTGACGAAGGGGTCGGCGATCCTCGAGGTGCTCGCGCTGCTCGACCTCGATCCGGCGGATGCCATCGGCATCGGCGACTCCTGGAACGACGTCGAGATGTTCGAGGTCGTCGGCACCCCCGTCGCGATGGGCAACGCGGTGCCCGAGCTGCAGCGCCTCGCCGGCCGTGTCACCACGTCGGTGCTGGAGGACGGCGTGCACAACGCCTTCGCGGAGCTCGGCCTGATCTGA
- a CDS encoding SDR family oxidoreductase — MTTLAGKTILMSGGSRGIGLAIALRAARDGANVALLAKTDTPHPKLEGTVHTAADAIRAAGGQALPIVGDVRDEGSITEAVLRTVGEFGGIDIVVNNASVIDLSGSLDLATKKYDLMQDVNVRGTFLLSRAAVPVLKDAENPHILSLSPPLNVTPKWLGAHTGYSLAKFGMTMATLGLAAEFADAGIAANTLWPRTTIATAAVQNVIGGDRLMRVSRTPEIYADAAYEVLTSPSRELTGRTLIVEDVLEAAGVTDFSGYAAVPGTPDAALYPDIFLD; from the coding sequence ATGACCACGCTCGCCGGTAAGACCATCCTGATGTCGGGCGGCAGCCGCGGCATCGGCCTCGCGATCGCGCTGCGCGCCGCGCGCGACGGCGCGAACGTCGCACTGCTGGCCAAGACCGACACCCCGCACCCGAAGCTCGAGGGGACCGTCCACACGGCGGCCGACGCGATCCGTGCCGCGGGCGGGCAGGCGCTGCCGATCGTCGGCGACGTCCGCGACGAGGGGTCGATCACCGAGGCCGTCCTCCGAACGGTGGGCGAGTTCGGCGGCATCGACATCGTGGTGAACAACGCCAGCGTCATCGACCTGTCGGGTTCGCTCGACCTCGCGACGAAGAAGTACGACCTCATGCAGGACGTCAACGTCCGCGGGACGTTCCTGCTCTCGCGCGCCGCGGTGCCCGTCTTGAAGGACGCCGAGAACCCGCACATCCTGTCGCTCTCGCCGCCGCTGAACGTCACGCCGAAGTGGCTCGGCGCGCACACCGGCTACAGCCTCGCGAAGTTCGGCATGACGATGGCGACCCTCGGTCTCGCGGCGGAGTTCGCCGACGCCGGGATCGCGGCCAACACCCTGTGGCCGCGCACGACGATCGCGACCGCGGCGGTGCAGAACGTCATCGGCGGCGACCGGCTCATGCGGGTCTCTCGGACGCCCGAGATCTACGCGGATGCCGCGTACGAGGTGCTGACGTCCCCGTCGCGCGAGCTGACCGGGCGGACGCTGATCGTCGAGGACGTCCTCGAGGCCGCCGGTGTGACGGACTTCTCCGGCTACGCCGCGGTCCCCGGCACCCCCGACGCCGCGCTGTACCCTGACATCTTCCTGGACTGA
- a CDS encoding enoyl-CoA hydratase/isomerase family protein translates to MTDGILLSIDAGLARVTFDRPASLNAMDFPMARRWREVAHEVTSDASVGAVILDATGPAFCAGGDVVAMATTGASGADVTETATAIHDGIRTFVEAPRPMVAAVQGAVAGGGLGLMLTADYVVASENARFVSRYANIGLTPDLGVSTLLPAAIGQRRALQLLLQDRMIDAAEALEWGLVAEVVASTDLAVRVEEIARFWLAGATAAFGQATRLVRVGAGRTFAENLADEAATIGAAFETPDARARVAAFAAASAKGRS, encoded by the coding sequence ATGACCGACGGCATCCTGCTCTCGATCGACGCGGGGCTTGCCCGCGTCACGTTCGACCGCCCGGCCTCGCTCAACGCGATGGACTTCCCGATGGCCCGCCGCTGGCGCGAGGTCGCGCACGAGGTCACCTCCGACGCCTCCGTCGGAGCCGTCATCCTGGATGCCACGGGCCCCGCGTTCTGCGCCGGCGGCGACGTCGTGGCGATGGCGACGACCGGGGCGTCGGGTGCGGACGTGACCGAGACCGCGACGGCCATCCACGACGGCATCCGCACCTTCGTCGAAGCGCCGCGGCCGATGGTCGCGGCCGTCCAGGGGGCGGTCGCGGGTGGCGGCCTCGGCCTCATGCTCACCGCCGACTACGTCGTCGCGAGCGAGAACGCCCGCTTCGTGAGCCGCTACGCGAACATCGGTCTCACCCCCGACCTCGGCGTCTCCACCCTGCTCCCCGCGGCGATCGGTCAGCGCCGCGCGCTGCAACTGCTCCTCCAGGACCGCATGATCGACGCCGCGGAGGCCCTCGAGTGGGGTCTCGTCGCCGAGGTCGTGGCATCCACGGATCTGGCGGTGCGTGTTGAAGAGATCGCCCGGTTCTGGCTGGCCGGGGCGACCGCCGCGTTCGGTCAGGCGACGCGTCTCGTGCGCGTCGGCGCGGGGCGCACGTTCGCCGAGAACCTCGCCGACGAGGCCGCCACGATCGGCGCCGCGTTCGAGACCCCCGACGCGCGCGCCCGGGTCGCGGCGTTCGCCGCCGCCTCCGCGAAAGGACGCTCATGA
- a CDS encoding SDR family NAD(P)-dependent oxidoreductase, with translation MDIAGASALVTGGASGLGLATARRLAAAGAHVTIIDLPSSAGAAVADEFGGTFAAADVTDPAQVAAAAARAAEAGPLRVVVNCAGIAPPAKVLDRDLRPTPLADFERLVRINLVGTYNVIAQTSAIMAASEPAEGGDRGVIVNTASVAAFDGQIGQPAYSASKGGVHAMTLPIARELARHGIRVVTIAPGIMETPMLKGLPQAAQDSLGQQVPYPSRLGAPDEYARLVLAIVDNGYLNGETIRLDGAIRMAPK, from the coding sequence ATGGACATCGCGGGTGCATCCGCCCTCGTCACCGGAGGGGCCTCGGGGCTCGGTCTCGCCACCGCGCGTCGCCTGGCGGCCGCCGGCGCCCACGTGACGATCATCGATCTGCCGTCCTCCGCGGGTGCGGCCGTCGCGGACGAGTTCGGCGGCACGTTCGCGGCCGCGGACGTCACCGACCCCGCGCAGGTCGCCGCCGCCGCAGCCCGCGCCGCCGAGGCGGGGCCGCTCCGCGTCGTCGTGAACTGCGCCGGCATCGCACCGCCCGCGAAGGTGCTCGACCGGGATCTGAGGCCGACCCCGCTGGCGGACTTCGAGCGGCTCGTCCGCATCAACCTCGTGGGCACGTACAACGTGATCGCGCAGACCTCGGCGATCATGGCCGCGTCCGAGCCGGCCGAGGGCGGCGACCGTGGCGTCATCGTGAACACCGCCAGCGTCGCGGCGTTCGACGGGCAGATCGGTCAGCCCGCCTACTCCGCGAGCAAGGGCGGCGTCCACGCGATGACTCTGCCGATCGCCCGCGAGCTCGCCCGCCACGGCATCCGCGTCGTCACGATCGCCCCCGGCATCATGGAGACGCCCATGCTCAAGGGTCTGCCGCAGGCGGCGCAGGACTCGCTCGGGCAGCAGGTGCCTTACCCCTCGCGCCTCGGCGCCCCCGACGAGTACGCGCGACTCGTCCTCGCGATCGTCGACAACGGCTACCTGAACGGCGAGACCATCCGCCTCGACGGCGCGATCCGGATGGCACCGAAATGA